The sequence GCAAACCCTGGCCGTCGGGCGCTGAATGGCCTAGACTGGTGTCCAGTCAGTCGTCCAGAGGGTCGACGTGGCGTATCCCGGCGTGGCGTTGGAGGGTTCATGGATTTCGGAATCGTGCAGTTCACCAGTGATCGTGGGCTCAAGCCCCACGTGCTGGCACCACTGATCGAAGAGGCCGGATTCGCCGCGTACTACGTGCCCGAACACGGGCACATCCCGACTCGCCGCGACGCCGCGCATCCCCAGACCGGGGATTCCTCGCTGCCCGACGATCGGTACATGCGGACCTTGGATCCGTGGACGTCCCTGGCCGCGGCCGCCGCGGTCACCGAACGGATCCGCCTGGCCACCGCCGTCGCCCTCCCGGTGCAATCGGACCCGATCACGCTGGCGAAGACGCTGGCCACGCTGGACCACATCTCGGGTGGACGTGTCACCCTCGGAGTCGGATTCGGCTGGAACCTGGACGAACTCGGAGACCACGGTGTGCCGCCGAAGCGTCGCCGGACCATGCTGCGCGAGTATCTGGAGGCGATGCGCGCGCTCTGGACCGAGGAAGAGGCCGAATATCACGGGGAATTCGTCGATTTCGGTGCCAGCTGGGCGTGGCCCAAACCGCAGTCGTCGATCCCGACGCTCGTCGGCGCGGCCGGTAACGAGAAGAACTTCAGATGGATGGCGCGCAGTGCGGACGGATGGATCACGACTCCGGGTGAAGACGACATCGAGGGCTCGGTGGAACTCCTCAAGCGGATCTGGTCAGAGGCCGGGCGTGACGGCGAACCGCAGATCGTCGTGCTGGATTTCAAACCCGTTCCGGAGCGGCTCGACAAATTCCGTGAGATCGGGGTGACGACCGTTCTCTACGGCCTGCCCGACGACAGCGTGGAACGTGCACGCGGCTACCTCGCCAAGCTCGCAGGGAAACTCGGTCTGGCCCCGGCCGCGGTCTGAGTCGGCCAACCGGCACGAGGAGATCAGTCCTCCGGCGCAGCTCGCAGGGCGGGCATCAGGTAGCGCCGGACGTGACGCAGCACGGCGTCGGCGTCATCAGGGTCGACGGTCTCGCCTGGAACGGTACCGAGACTGATCAGCACCCGTGCGACCCATTCGGACACCTCGACGAGATCGTGATCCGGATGGATCTCGCCGCGCTGCGCCGCGGCGTCGATGAACGGACGCCAGAAGGCGGCGAGATCGGGCACCAGACCGGCGACGCCCGCCCCGGCGCACGCGGCGAACTCGTCGGGCTCGGTGGTGCGCAGCCGCATCAGCAGGGTGCCGGGGTCGTCATATGCGCCGCGCCCGATCCGCACGCCGGCGCTCACCTGTCGATCCAGGCCCTCGATCGCGTCGAGTTCGGCGACGGCACCGCCCCAGAAGGACTCGTTGAGGCGGACGATCGCGACGCCGATGAGGGTGGACTTGTCCGGAAAATGCCGATAGAGCCACGCCCGGGACACCCCGGCGGTCTCCGCGACCTCCTGCATCGTGGTCGATCGGATTCCCTTCTCGGCGAGCAACTTCTCGCACGCGTCGAGCAGTCGCGCACTGACGGTCCCCGTCGGCCGCGCATTCGTCGATGCCTCGCTCACGTTCGCACCCTAGCAAAACGCTGGACAAATCCCGGAATCTGTTTACCTCGGTGGTGAAATGCGGTAGACAGAATGAACAATCTGTCTACCGTCCGGTTTCCCGGCGACTCAGGTGAGGAACCATGAGCACATATCTACCGCGTACCGCGGTCATCGGGGCAGGGATCAGTGGTCTCACCTCTGGCAAGATGCTCGCCGACTACGGCGTGCCGTATACCTGCTTCGAATCGTCCGACCGGATCGGTGGCAACTGGGCATTCGGAAACCCGAACGGCCACAGCAGCGCTTACCGTTCACTGCACATCGACACATCCAAGCACCAGCTGTCGTTCCGTGATTTCCCCATGCCGGACGAGTTCCCGGACTTCCCGCATCATTCGCAGATCAAGCACTATCTCGATTCCTACGCGCACGCGTTCGGGTTGCTCGACAACATCGAGTTCGAGAATGCGGTCTCCCACGCCCGTCGGCTCGACGGCGGCGGATGGGAGTTGGAGACCCAGCGAGGCGAACGACGCCGGTTCGACCTGCTCGTGGTGGCCAACGGCCACCATTGGGATCCGAGGTTTCCCGATTTCCCCGGCGAGTTCACCGGCACCACGATGCACGCCCACCACTACATCGATCCGAAGACGCCACATGAATTCTCCGACAAGAGGATTCTGGTCGTCGGCCTCGGAAACAGTGCCGCCGACATCGCGGTCGAGCTGTCGTCCAAGGCGCTGGGAAACCGACTGACACTGTCGACGCGCTCGGGCGCCTGGATCGTCCCGAAGTACTTCGCAGGTAAGCCGGCCGACAAGTACTACCACACCTCGCCGTACATCCCGTTCTCCTGGCAACGGAAGTTCATGCAGGTCATGCAACCGATGACCGCGGGTCGTCCGGAGGACTTCGGGCTCCCGACGCCGAATCACAAGTTCTTCGAAGCACATCCGACCCAGTCGGTGGAGTTGCCGCTGCGCCTGGGCTCCGGTGATGTGATCCCGAAACCCAACATCGCGCGGTTCGACGGTGAGACGGTGCATTTCGAGGACGGCACCTCCGACGATTTCGACATCATCATCTATGCAACGGGCTACAACATCACCTTCCCGTTCTTCGACCCGGACTTCATCAGTGCCCCGGACAACCGCATCGACCTGTACAAGCGGATGTTCCGGCCGGGCATCGACGATCTCGTGTTCGCAGGTTTCGCGCAGGCCACCCCGACGCTGTTCCCGTTCGTCGAATGTCAGTCACGACTGATCGCCGCCTACGCGGTCGGGCGTTACCGGCTGCCCTCGGAGCCCGAGATGCATCGGGTGATAGTGGAGGATCAACAGTTCTTCACCGGCCACATGCTCGACCGGCCTCGGCATACCCAGCAACTCGATCATTACCTGTACGAACACGACATCCGGACCAAGGAGATGCCTGCGGGCCTGGCACGCGCCCGGAGTCACGGCGCGCCGAACTGGGCCCGCGTCCAACAACCCGACGAGCCGCTGGTCGCCGCCACGGCAGCACCTGGAGGATCGCGATGACGACGACCAGGACGACCATCACCTTCGATTCCCACGGAACGGGCTGTGACGCCTGGTATTTCCGCAATGATGACGCATCGGTGTTCGATTCCCCGGCCGGCCGCCCGGTGGTGGTGATGGCACACGGGTTCGCGGGCACCAAGGACTCCGGCCTCGAGCCGTATGCGCAAGGCCTCGCTGACGCGGGTCTGGCGGTCCTCGCCTTCGACTACCGGGGGTTCGGACTGTCGGGTGGCGAACCACGGCAACGGATCTCGATGACCGGGCAGGCAGATGACTATCGCGCCGCGATCGACGCCGCCAAGCGTCAGGAAGGGGTCGACCCGAACCGGGTGATCCTTTGGGGCGTCTCGCAGTCCGGCGGGCATGCGCTGATCGTCGCCGCGGACCGTACCGACATCTGCGCGGTGATCTCGGTGGTGCCTCTCGTCAACGGTCTGGCGGCGGGCGTCCACCACTATCCACAGGTGGGAGCCGGCGCGATGGCGCGATCGACGGTCGCCGGGATCGGCAGCGCCATCGCAGCCAAGATGGGGCGGCCGCCGACCATGATGCCGGTGGTCGGTCGACCGGGCGAGAAGGCAGCGCTCACCTCGCCGGGCTTCTACGAGGACTATCTGGCGCTTGCCGGACCGTCGTGGCGCAATGAGGTGGATGCGTCGATCGGGTTGGAGCTCGGGAGTTTCCGTGCCGACAAGATCGCGCGTGCGGTCTCGGCGCCCGTCCTCATGCAGATCGCCGACTTCGATCAGGGCGCCCCGCCGCACGCTGCGGCGAAGGCGGGGTTCCGGGCGCGCGCCGAGGTGCGTCACTATCCGTGCGATCACTTCGACATCTTTGCGGGTAAGGACTGGTTCGAACCAGCACTCGCGCATCAGGTGTCATTCCTGACCGCGCATCTCGCGCCTGCGGCCGAGAAGGCCGCCACGGGTGGTGCGTCATGAGCGACTCGCGCGCCGCGGTCGTCGTCGGCGGGGCCTCGGGGATCGGTCTCGCCACCGCGCGGGCACTCGCCGCCGAGGGGTACCTCGTCACGATCGCCGACGTCAACGCCGACGCGGCGCGGACGGCTGCCGACGAGATCGGCGGAGGGGCCTCGTCGGTGACGATGGATGTGACCGACGAGCAGTCGGTGGCGGCAGGCTTCGAGGCGGTGCAGGATCTGCACGCCGTCGTCAGCTGCGCAGGTCTGACGATCCCCGGTGCGATCACCGAACTGGCGCTCGAACATTGGCAGACGACCATCGACGTCTGTCTGACCGGATCGTTTCTCGTGCTCAAACACGCAGGCCGACGTGTCGTCGAGGGGGCAGTGTCACGGTGATCTCGTCGTTGAACGGACGTCAGCCCGGCAGCGCCATGGGCGCCTACTGTGCGTCGAAGGCCGGTGTGACGATGCTCGTCGAGGTGGCGGCGCTGGAGATGGCCCCGCGCCGGGTGCGGGTCAACTCGATCCAGCCCGGTATCGTCGACACCCCGCTGACGGCCGGTTTGGCGATGGTTCCCGGTCTCACCGACGAGTACGTCGAGAACACCCCGCTGGGGCGCAGCGGTCGTCCGGAGGAGATCGCCGACATGGCGGTGTTCCTCGCGTCGGACAAGGCCGCATGGATCACCGGAGCCGCCTTCGATGTCAATGGCGGCGCACACCTACAGCGCTACCCGGACGTCCTGGGCAAACTGCAAACCCTCCTCACCTAACCCGCCCCGCCACTCCCCAACTCCTTCGTCCCCGGGTATCGCCAAACCCTCCGCCGACTTGTGGGGGATCTGGCGATACCCGGGGGAGGAACCAGGTGGGGCCTGCCTGTGGAGCCGGCCTGTGGATGGAGGTCTGGAGCCGCACGCGAATCGGGTGATGATGTCTGCCCATGGACCATTCCCACATCGGCGCCGACGATCTCGTCTTTCGCGCCCACGCGCTCGCCTCGGGCGTCACCGACAGCGCACTGAGTCGCAACGTCCGGGCCGGGACGACGGAGCGGGTGTGGCACGGGGCCTACCTGCCCACCGCCGACGAATCCGCGCAGTCGCACGCCGCCGAGCTCGAAAGACACCGTGCGACAGTGATCGTCGCCGCACTCAACGGCGGACCCAAGCGAGTTGCGAGCCACATCTCGGCGGCCGTGATGCATCGCGTCCCGATGCTGCGACCGGACCTGTCGAAGGTTCATTTCACGTCCAGGACCACGGGAAAGCACATCAAACGCGGCATCATCCACCAGGCCGCACTGTCCGAGAGCGACATCGTCGTCGTCGACGGGATTCCGGTCACCTCGTTGGCCCGCTCGGTGTGCGATGTCGCGCGCATGAGCACATTGGCGCAGGCGGTCAGCGTTCTCGACTCGGGCCTGCATCTCGGTGTGACGATGACGGAGCTGGTGGAGCAGGCAGAACACTCGCGGCGCCGTCGCGGGATCGCCATGTTGCGTGCAGCGTTGGCATCGGCCGACGGATTGTCGGAGAGTGTCGGTGAATCCGTGAGCCGCCTTGCGCTGGCGCAGAGCCCGGTGATCCCGCCGCCGGAACTCCAGGTGGAGATCACGGTGAACGTCGACGGACGTGCGAAGTCGGTGCGAGGGGACTTCGGATGGCGAGGCCGCGATGGCCGACTCCGAGTCGTCGGAGAGTTCGACGGTCGCTTCAAGTACCACCGGTCGAATCCGTTCGGTGATGAGCGCCTGCCCGAGGACGTCATCTACGAGGAGAAGTTGCGCGAAGACGCGATCCGCATGACCGGACCACACGTCGTGCGCTGGACCTGGTCTGACGCTCACCACCCAAATGTGCTCCACGCGAGGGTGATCGCGACCCTTCGTGCCGCCGGACTCATCTCGTGACCGTTCCTCCTCCGGGTATCGCCAAACCCTCCACGAGCTTGCGGAGAGTTCGGCGATACCCGGGGGAGGAACCAGGGGCGCCGGGGCGCGGGGGCGCGGGTTAGCCGAGGGGGAGGCCGACCTCGCCGCCGTCGCGGCGCAGTACGCGCAACGATCCCTCGGCGCGCACCTCGGTGAACTGGCCGGTCGCCAGGGCCTGGCGGTAGATCTCGTAGGGCGGCCGGCCGCCGTCCGCGGGGTCGGGGAAGACGTCGTGGATGAGCAGGGCCCCGCCGACGCGCACCCAGGGTGCCCACCCGTCGAGGTCGTTCTGCGCGGCCTGCATGCTGTGGCCCCCGTCGATGAACACGAAGTCGGCGGGCTTGGCCCACACCTTCGCGGCGATCGCCGAACCGGCGAGCATGCCGATGACGGTGTTCTCGAGTTTCGCGTCGTACATGGTCTGCCGGAACCGTGCCGACGTGTCGAGGGTTCCGGTGTGCGGGTCGACGAGCGATGTGTCGTGGTACTCCCAGCCGGGTTGGTGCTCTTCGGAACCACGATGATGGTCGACGGTCACGATGGTCGCCCCGAAGGCTTCGGCGGCCGCACCGAGGAAGACGGTCGACTTGCCGCAATAGGTACCGATCTCGACCCCGACCCGCGTCGAATTCGGCTGGGCCAGATACTCTCCCGCGATCTCGAAAAGGGTCTGCGCCTCGTCGAGGGGCATGAAACCCGGGGCATCTTCGGCCACCCTCAGGCGCTCCGGCGATGGTGCGTTCGGCATCCTTGCCGACGATGCAGTCATACCCGAGATCCTATCCGGTCGCCATCTGCGGCCGCGTAGGGTGAGCCGTATGAAAGCACAAGTGCTCACTGCCGAGACGGGACCCGCTGGACTGGAACTGACCGATGTCGCCGACCCCGTGCCCGAGGACGGACAGGTCCTCGTCGACATCAAGTCGTGTGGTGTCTGCTTCCCCGACCTGCTGATGAGCCAGGGTAAGTACCAGCTGCGGCTGCCGACCCCCTTCACGCCGGGTACCGAGGTGGCCGGTGTGGTGCGTGAGGCGCCGTCGGGCTCGTCGGTCAAGGCAGGCGACAAGGTCCTCGTGGCGTCGATCGTCGGTGGGTTCGCCGAGCAGGTCACCGCGGCGCCGGAGCAGTTGCTGCCCCTGCCCGAGGGACTGAGCTTCGACCAGGGTGCCGCGATGGGCATCAACTACCAGACGGCGCTGTTCGCGCTGAAGATCCGCGCACAGACCGCGCCCGGCGAGATCGTCGGTGTCCTCGGCGCGGCAGGCGGTGTCGGCACCGCCTCGATCATGGTGGCAAAGGCCATGGGCGCCAAGGTGATCGCCATCGTCCACCGCAAGGGTGCCGAGGAATTGCTGCGCAGCGCCGGTGCCGACGAGATCGTCCAGCTCGAAGAAGGATGGGGCACCAAGCTCAGAGAGGTCGCCCCCGAAGGTGTGGACGTGATGATCGACCCGTCCGGCGGTGAGGTCTTCGACGAGGCGTTGCGCCAGGTGGCCCCCGACGGCCGCTACGTGGTGGTCGGTTTCGCCGCGGGCGGCATCCCGACCGTCAAGCTGAACCGGGTGCTGTTCCGCAACATCGCGGTCGTCGGTGCGGCGTGGGGCGAATACGTGCGCACCCATCCCGGTGTCCCGGAGCTGCTGCACGACGAACTCGCCGAGATGATCGCCGCCGGCATGCAGCCGCAGGTGAACGTCACCTATTCGCTCGACGAACTGCCCAAGGCGTTGACCGATCTGGCCGAAGGGCGGATCCTGGGGAAGGCGGTCGTGAAGATCGCCGATTGACAATCTCCTCGCTGGTCGAGTAGTCGACGAGCGTGGCGAGGAGAGTTCGTCGATATCGAGACCCGAGGGAGCCTGACATGTGTCGCAACATCACCGAGCTGCGCGGTCTGGAGCCCGCGGCCACCGACGAGGAGATCGAGGCGGCGGCGCGCCAGTACATCCGCAAGGTGAGCGGCATCCGCCATCCTTCGGCGGCCAACGTGGAGGCCTTCGAGCTGGCCGTGCAGCAGGTCACCGAGGCGACGCACGCGCTGCTCGACGTGCTGCCCGAGCGACGGCAGCCGCCCAAGACGGTGCCGCCGCTGCGTCGGCCAGAGGTGCGCGCACGCATGGCGGCACGCGAGACGGCGTGATCGGGGTTCGGCACGGCGATGAGCGGAACCGTTGCGTACACCGCCGCATCGGTCGCTAATGTGCTGAGGTGACCGCCACCCCTCCGGCCTCGGCTCGCTCTGCTCCCAGATCAGTCCGCCACCTGGCGTTGCTGGTCGTCGTCGCCGTCATCGGACTGATGGCTGCGGTCGGCGGACCGGCCCCGCGTGCGGCCGCCGCCCCACCGGACAGCTGTGCGCCGGCGGGCGCGGCATCGGCGTCGGCCGCCCCCACCAACATGGCGGCAGCCGATCAGGGCGGCGAGGACCGCTACACCACCGCGACCACCACGCCGGTCGACCAGATCGACATCGATGCCCTCGGACTGCTCAAGCCCGGCACCATCTCGGTGGGCACGTTGTCGGATGCCGGTCCCAGCATCTGTGTCAACGGGCAGGGCGTGTTCACCGGTTTCGACAACGAGCTGCTCAAGGCGGTGGCGGCCAAGCTGGGTCTGCAGATCCAGTTCTCCGGAACCGAGTTCGCCGGACTGCTCTCGCAGGTGGCCAACAACCGGTTCGATGTCGGGTCGTCGTCGATCACCACCACCGACGAGCGACGCAAGACGGTCGACTTCACCAACGGCTACGACTTCGGCTATTTCTCACTGGTCGCACCGACGAGCGGATCCATCAAGGGCTTCTCGGATCTGAGTGACTCCACCCGGATCGGTGTCGTGCAGGGCACGGTCCAGGACGACTACGTGATCAACACGTTGAAGCTCGACCCGGTGAAGTTCCCCGACTACGCAACCGCGTACGCGAATCTGAAGAGCGGCCAGATCGACGCCTGGGTCGCTCCCTCACAGCAGGCGGAGGGGGCGGTCAAGGACGGTGACGGCACCGCCATCGTCGAGAACACCTTCAGCGTCAACAACTTCGTCGCATGGGCGGTCGGCAAGAACAAGCCGAGACTCGTCGAAGCCCTCAACTCCGGTCTCGATGCCATCATCGCCGACGGCACCTACGCGAAGCTGTACAGCGACTGGGTCCCGCGTGAGCTGCCCGACGGCTGGAAACCGGGCAGCAAGGCCGCGCCCGAGCCGGAACTGCCCGACTTCGCCGCGATCGCCAAGGAGAACGAGGCGAAGGACGCGGGCAAGGCCGACGAGGCGACGGCCCCGAAGGGTACGTTCGCCCAGCTCGGTAGCACCTTCTTCAACTGGGACCTGTACAAGGAGTCGTTCCCCGACCTGATCAAGACGGGCCTGGTCAACACCCTCATCCTGTCGCTGGTCTCGGGTGTCCTCGGCACGATCCTCGGGATGCTGCTGGCCGTCGCGGGTATCTCGCGTTCACGATGGCTGCGCTGGCCGGCACGTGTGTACACCGACATCTTCCGCGGCCTGCCGGCGGTGGTGGTGATCCTCCTCGTCGGCCTGGGTGTCGGCCCGGTGGTCAAGAACCTCACCGGGAACAACCCCTACTGGTTGGGGGCCGTGGCGTTGGCGCTGCTGGCCGCGGCCTACATCGGTGAGATCTTCCGATCGGGTATCCAGAGCGTCGACGACGGTCAGATGGAGGCCTCGCGCGCCATCGGGTTCAGTTACCGGCAGTCGATGCGGCTCGTCGTGATCCCGCAAGGTGTGCGGCGCGTCCTGCCCGCCCTGATGAATCAGTTCATCAGCCTGATCAAGGACAGTTCGCTGGTCTATTTCCTCGGGCTGCTCGCCAGTCAACGCGAGCTGTTCGCAGTGGGCCGGGACCTCAATGCGCAGACCGGAAACCTCTCGCCACTGGTGGCCGCGGGCATCGTGTACCTGGTCCTGACGATTCCGCTCACGCACCTGGTGAACTACATCGACAACCGCCTGCGCACGGGCCGCCCGGCCGAGGTCGAGGACGATCCGTTGCCGGCGACCGCCGTCGAGAAGGGATGAGAAGTGGCCGACACCATCACCGCGCGTGAGGCGGTCTCCCTGACGGGTACCGACCTGCATCTGTCGTTCGGCAAGAACCACGTGCTGCGTGGAGTCGACATCCAGGTCGACGCCGGGACCACCACCACCGTGATCGGACCGTCCGGGTCCGGGAAGTCGACGCTGCTGCGGGTGCTCAACCGACTGCATGAGCCGGACCGAGGGGACGTGCTGCTCGACGGCCGTTCGGTCCTCGAGGACAATCCCGACGAGCTCCGGCGACGGATCGGCATGGTGTTCCAGCACTTCAATCTGTTCCCGCACAAGACGGTCGTGGACAACATCTCGCTCGGACCGCGCAAGCTCCGCGGGCTCGGCAAAGAGGAGGCGCGCGCCGTCGCGATGCGCCAGCTCGAGATCGTCGGGCTGACGAACAAGGCCGATGCGCGGCCCGGGAGTCTGTCGGGCGGCCAGCAGCAACGTGTGGCCATCGCCCGGGCGCTGGCGATGGAACCGCAGGTGATGTTCTTCGACGAGGCGACGTCGGCGCTCGATCCGGAACTCGTCAAGGGGGTGCTGGCGCTGATGGCCGATCTCGCCGGGGAGGGGATGACTATGGTCGTCGTCACCCACGAGATGGGTTATGCCCGAAATGTTTCCGACAGCATCCTGTTCATGGATCACGGTGTCGTGGTGGAGACCGGCAGACCCGAGCAGATCTTCGACGCCGCCGAATCGGAGCGGTTGCGGGCCTTCCTGTCCCAGGTGTTGTGAGACCCGACGGACCTCAGCCGATTCCGAACAACGCAGCTGCGTTCTCGTACAGCACACCGCGCAGCCACTCGTCGCCGAGGTCGAGGCGTTCGACCGCCTCGAGCGCGTGAGTGTAGGGATACGGGATGTTGGGGAAGTCGCTACCGAACATGATGCGGTCGCCGAGGTCGCGCAGCCGGGCGAACTCGTCTTTCGGGAACGGGGCGCCTTCCTCGGAGAAGTCGGTGAACGACATGGTGGTGTCGAACCGGACTTCCGGATAGCGCTCGGCGAGATCGAGGAACTCGGTGTACTCCGGCGTGCCCATGTGGGCGACGATCAGTCGCAGCGACGGGAAGCGGTGGAGCAGTGCGGCGATCGGCGCCGGCCCGGTATGCGTTCCGGGCGCCGGACCGGACCCGCAGTGGATGATGACGGGTACGCGACTGTCGGCGATCTGCGACCAGACACCGTCCAGCAGAGAGTCCAGCGGTGAGTAGTCGCCGACCTGGATGTGACATTTGAACACCTGTGTCCCGCGCGCAATCGCCTTCGAGACGTAGGTGGGCGCCGACTCCTCCGGGTAGAAGGTGGCAGTGTGCAGGCAATCGGGGTGGTGCGCCGCGAAATCGGCCGCCCACCCGTTCAGCCACTCCGCCATGTCGGGTTTGTGCGGGTAGACCAGTGACGAGTAGGCGCGGACCCCGAAGTCCTGCAGGGCGGCGACCCGGACATCCTCGTCGGCGCGATAGGTGATCGGCCACTCGCGGCCTATCAGTGGGCCGGCGGAGTCGAAGTATGCCCACACCTTGTCCATGACCGGCTTCGGCATGAAGTGGGTGTGGATGTCGATCAGGCCGGGCAACCCGAGGCGCTGCCACATGCCGCGCACCTTTCGGGCCTCCGCCCGCCCGAACGGAACGCTGTCGCCCTCACCCTGAACCACGGTGTTCACACCGACCACGCTACCGCTGCCCGTCGAGTGGGGGTGACCGGCCCGGGGCCGGTCTTCTGACGGCGGTCAAACATGTTGGGCGAGTGACCAACTTGGTGGTGATGGGGTCACTTGTCGGATTCTTCGAATTCACGTCGAACAGCAATTGCAACGCGTTACAGTTCTGCCGGAAGTCAAATGGCGAGCGCGATGTTCACCCTTGGCTCCTCCGGCGGTCTGTGAACTGTCCAGATCTGCCGTTCACCTCTGAAGGGACCTGCAGTGAAACCATCGCATTCGGTCAAGCGTGTCCTCCGCACGACGGCGACGATCGGCGCAGCCGGACTGCTCCTCGTCGGCGGCGTCACGGCGTGTGCTGACGACAGTTCATCTGACTCCGCCGGATCCGCGGGAGCCACGTCGGCACTCCCGTCGAATGCGGCCACCGGAGACCCGGTCAAGATCGGGTTCATCACCCCCGAAGGCGGCCCGATCAGCGTCCCGATGGTCCGGGAAGGCGGTGAGGCCGCCACGCAGTACCTGAACAACAACGGCGGTGGCCTCGGGGGTCACAAGATCGATCTGGTCGTCTGCAAAGAGCAGGAGGACCCGGCCTCGGCGACGAGTTGCGCGAATCAGATGGTCGAGCAGAAGGTGGCCGCGGTCGTGGCGCCGTTCGGATCGCAAGGGGCGGTCATGTTGCCGATCGTCGCGGGCGCGGGTATCCCGTACATCGCCCAGGCCCCGGTCTCCCAGGTCGAGATGATGACCTCTGGTGCGTTCATGCTCTCGGGTGGCATCGTCGCCGTATTCGCCGGTCAGGCCGCCACCGCGGCCAAGGAAGGCGTCAAGAAGGTCGCGGTGGTCATTTCCGACGCCGGTGACGCGGCGGCGTCGGTGAAGGCGATCGGCGCGCCGATCTTCAAGCAGGCGGGCGTGGACATGGAGGTCATCACCATTCCCGCATCGGCTGCCGATCCCACTCCGCAGATCACCGCGGGACTGGCCGGAAAGCCAGGTGCGGTCACGGTCCTCGGGGAGACCAGTCAGTGCATCTCGACGATCAAGGCGCTGCAGACAGCGGCACCGACGGTCAAGAAGTATCTGATCGCCAGTTGCCTGGACAAGCAGGTGATCGACGGCGTCGGTGCGGATGCGGTGAGCGGTGCCAAGGCGTTCACGACGGTCAATCTGAACTCGGATGATCCGTCCGTCGAGTTGTACCGCAGCGTGATGGCGACGTACGCACCGGATGATGATCCGGCAGGTCTCGCCTACCTCGGCTACCAGGTGATGATGTCGCTCGGCGAGGTCGGAAAGTCGCTCACCGGTCCGGTCACGCCGAAGGATGTCATGTCGGCGTTCGCGGCGGCCAAGGATGTGCCGTATCCGGCCGCCCCGGGTCTCACCTTCACCTGCGACGGTTCGGCCGTCCCGCAGCTGAAGACGCTGTGCAGCAAGGCGATTCTGGTCAGCGACGTGGGCGCTGACACGAAACTCGAGAACACCGAAGCTGTCAACAACTAGGTCGAGAGCGATCGGGGGTCGCCGGTGGCGGCGACCCCCGATCGGGGTTCGCATATGACTCAGCATTTCGCCTTCTTGGCCTTGGGCCTCGGCAACGGCGCGGTGTACGCCGCGCTCGGACTCGCACTCGTGATGACCTTCAAGAGTTCGGGCGTGGTCAACTTCGCGACGGGCGCGGTCGCGCTCTACGCGGCATATACTTTCGGATTTCTACGGCACGGCGAGCTCCTCAACCCCATTCCGGGGTTCCCGGCAACGATCGATCTCGGCGGTGACTGGGGCATCGTGCCGGCGATGATCGTGTCGGTCGCCATCTCGGCACTGCTCGGTGTGGTGCTCTATCTCCTTGTCTTCCGCCAGATGCGCACAGCGCCTGCGCTGGCCAAGGCGGTGGCGTCCATCGGTCTGATGTTGGTGATCCAGGCCCTCATCGCACTTCGGGTCGGGACCGAAACCCCCACCGTGAGTGCGATCTTCACACCACAGG is a genomic window of Gordonia sp. SID5947 containing:
- a CDS encoding class I SAM-dependent methyltransferase; translation: MTASSARMPNAPSPERLRVAEDAPGFMPLDEAQTLFEIAGEYLAQPNSTRVGVEIGTYCGKSTVFLGAAAEAFGATIVTVDHHRGSEEHQPGWEYHDTSLVDPHTGTLDTSARFRQTMYDAKLENTVIGMLAGSAIAAKVWAKPADFVFIDGGHSMQAAQNDLDGWAPWVRVGGALLIHDVFPDPADGGRPPYEIYRQALATGQFTEVRAEGSLRVLRRDGGEVGLPLG
- a CDS encoding NAD(P)-binding domain-containing protein, which codes for MSTYLPRTAVIGAGISGLTSGKMLADYGVPYTCFESSDRIGGNWAFGNPNGHSSAYRSLHIDTSKHQLSFRDFPMPDEFPDFPHHSQIKHYLDSYAHAFGLLDNIEFENAVSHARRLDGGGWELETQRGERRRFDLLVVANGHHWDPRFPDFPGEFTGTTMHAHHYIDPKTPHEFSDKRILVVGLGNSAADIAVELSSKALGNRLTLSTRSGAWIVPKYFAGKPADKYYHTSPYIPFSWQRKFMQVMQPMTAGRPEDFGLPTPNHKFFEAHPTQSVELPLRLGSGDVIPKPNIARFDGETVHFEDGTSDDFDIIIYATGYNITFPFFDPDFISAPDNRIDLYKRMFRPGIDDLVFAGFAQATPTLFPFVECQSRLIAAYAVGRYRLPSEPEMHRVIVEDQQFFTGHMLDRPRHTQQLDHYLYEHDIRTKEMPAGLARARSHGAPNWARVQQPDEPLVAATAAPGGSR
- a CDS encoding TetR/AcrR family transcriptional regulator, whose protein sequence is MSEASTNARPTGTVSARLLDACEKLLAEKGIRSTTMQEVAETAGVSRAWLYRHFPDKSTLIGVAIVRLNESFWGGAVAELDAIEGLDRQVSAGVRIGRGAYDDPGTLLMRLRTTEPDEFAACAGAGVAGLVPDLAAFWRPFIDAAAQRGEIHPDHDLVEVSEWVARVLISLGTVPGETVDPDDADAVLRHVRRYLMPALRAAPED
- a CDS encoding alpha/beta fold hydrolase, which encodes MTTTRTTITFDSHGTGCDAWYFRNDDASVFDSPAGRPVVVMAHGFAGTKDSGLEPYAQGLADAGLAVLAFDYRGFGLSGGEPRQRISMTGQADDYRAAIDAAKRQEGVDPNRVILWGVSQSGGHALIVAADRTDICAVISVVPLVNGLAAGVHHYPQVGAGAMARSTVAGIGSAIAAKMGRPPTMMPVVGRPGEKAALTSPGFYEDYLALAGPSWRNEVDASIGLELGSFRADKIARAVSAPVLMQIADFDQGAPPHAAAKAGFRARAEVRHYPCDHFDIFAGKDWFEPALAHQVSFLTAHLAPAAEKAATGGAS
- a CDS encoding DUF2277 domain-containing protein: MCRNITELRGLEPAATDEEIEAAARQYIRKVSGIRHPSAANVEAFELAVQQVTEATHALLDVLPERRQPPKTVPPLRRPEVRARMAARETA
- a CDS encoding LLM class F420-dependent oxidoreductase, with the protein product MDFGIVQFTSDRGLKPHVLAPLIEEAGFAAYYVPEHGHIPTRRDAAHPQTGDSSLPDDRYMRTLDPWTSLAAAAAVTERIRLATAVALPVQSDPITLAKTLATLDHISGGRVTLGVGFGWNLDELGDHGVPPKRRRTMLREYLEAMRALWTEEEAEYHGEFVDFGASWAWPKPQSSIPTLVGAAGNEKNFRWMARSADGWITTPGEDDIEGSVELLKRIWSEAGRDGEPQIVVLDFKPVPERLDKFREIGVTTVLYGLPDDSVERARGYLAKLAGKLGLAPAAV
- a CDS encoding NADPH:quinone oxidoreductase family protein, with product MKAQVLTAETGPAGLELTDVADPVPEDGQVLVDIKSCGVCFPDLLMSQGKYQLRLPTPFTPGTEVAGVVREAPSGSSVKAGDKVLVASIVGGFAEQVTAAPEQLLPLPEGLSFDQGAAMGINYQTALFALKIRAQTAPGEIVGVLGAAGGVGTASIMVAKAMGAKVIAIVHRKGAEELLRSAGADEIVQLEEGWGTKLREVAPEGVDVMIDPSGGEVFDEALRQVAPDGRYVVVGFAAGGIPTVKLNRVLFRNIAVVGAAWGEYVRTHPGVPELLHDELAEMIAAGMQPQVNVTYSLDELPKALTDLAEGRILGKAVVKIAD